In the Quercus lobata isolate SW786 chromosome 5, ValleyOak3.0 Primary Assembly, whole genome shotgun sequence genome, one interval contains:
- the LOC115989975 gene encoding uncharacterized protein LOC115989975: MFGAEVIKQHETYLGLPSLVGRSKVNIFHALKERLDKKLLGGKEKNFSQAGKEILIKAVAQAITTYTMSVFKLPDTLCDDLTSIVLRFWWGQSNGKNKMAWLSWNKICTPKQDGGLGFCDLPAFNLALLAKQGWRLQTNTHSLLHRVFKARYFPNSDFLHAELGLKPSYAWRSIMAA, translated from the coding sequence ATGTTTGGGGCAGAGGTAATCAAGCAGCACGAGACTTACCTAGGCCTCCCATCCCTTGTTGGCCGCTCTAAGGTGAACATTTTCCATGCACTTAAGGAAAGGCTTGACAAGAAACTATTGGgtgggaaggaaaaaaatttttctCAAGCGGGGAAGGAAATTCTTATTAAAGCAGTGGCACAGGCTATAACCACTTACACTATGAGTGTCTTCAAACTCCCTGACACACTTTGTGATGACTTGACTAGCATAGTTCTTcggttttggtggggacaatCAAATGGAAAAAACAAGATGGCATGGCTTAGTTGGAATAAAATTTGCACTCCGAAACAAGATGGTGGCCTTGGCTTCTGTGACCTACCGGCCTTTAACTTGGCACTTTTGGCCAAACAAGGTTGGCGTTTGCAAACAAACACGCACTCCCTCCTGCATCGTGTCTTCAAAGCACGCTATTTTCCGAATAGCGACTTTCTCCATGCTGAACTAGGTCTAAAGCCATCGTATGCATGGCGTAGCATTATGGCAGCATAG
- the LOC115989974 gene encoding uncharacterized protein LOC115989974 — translation MSILSWNCRGLGNPWTVNAFKRAWNKKAPIYVFLMEIKLITDQLNAKKQGWTYNQGIAISFEGSSGGLALLWKPDAKVYVKNFSRWFIDAHVVCETTGLTWKLTGFYGQLDTSKREETWTLLESLGQSNTLPWLCVGDYNEIVKCSEKLGGALRPARQMDRFCTVIHHCRFLKLGYIRSHLTWSRNHLMEVCTHTRLNCTLATVAWCSFFPGTTVHHIPMSSSDYSLLSVCFLPSTARPRPPGWLFRFEAMWLCDSRYTKVIQEAWQDGLLKPNNA, via the coding sequence ATGAGTATCCTCAGTTGGAATtgtcgggggcttgggaacccctGGACAGTTAACGCTTTTAAACGAGCATGGAATAAAAAAGCTCCCATCTATGTCTTCCTCATGGAGATAAAACTCATCACTGATCAGTTGAATGCTAAGAAACAAGGTTGGACTTATAACCAAGGCATTGCGATCTCCTTTGAAGGCTCAAGTGGCGGTCTTGCACTCCTTTGGAAACCTGATGCAAAGGTATATGTAAAAAACTTTTCTCGTTGGTTTATTGATGcccatgttgtgtgtgaaactaCAGGTCTGACATGGAAGCTTACTGGCTTCTATGGACAACTTGACACAAGCAAACGTGAAGAAACTTGGACCCTACTTGAATCCTTGGGCCAATCTAACACTCTTCCTTGGCTCTGTGTTGGAGACTACAATGAAATTGTTAAATGCTCAGAGAAACTAGGTGGTGCTTTAAGACCAGCCCGACAGATGGATCGCTTTTGTACAGTCATCCACCATTGCCGCTTCCTCAAACTAGGCTATATCAGGTCTCATTTGACTTGGTCAAGAAATCATCTTATGGAAGTCTGCACTCATACTAGGTTAAACTGCACACTAGCTACTGTGGCTTGGTGTTCTTTCTTCCCTGGCACTACTGTTCATCATATCCCAATGTCCTCTTCGGATTACTCCCTGCTCTCTGTCTGCTTCCTTCCCTCCACCGCCAGACCACGTCCTCCTGGCTGGCTATTTCGTTTTGAAGCCATGTGGCTGTGTGACTCTCGCTATACTAAGGTCATCCAAGAAGCATGGCAAGATGGCCTTCTCAAACCTAACAATGCATAA